A genomic segment from Aegilops tauschii subsp. strangulata cultivar AL8/78 chromosome 1, Aet v6.0, whole genome shotgun sequence encodes:
- the LOC109744022 gene encoding putative receptor protein kinase ZmPK1 yields MARFVSLLLLVPLLRSCAAASAGVGHTLGAGSSLSVEDHERPFLVSPDATFSCGFLPAGDVVDNAFYFSVWFTAATDRTAAWTANPGAPVNGRVSRVSFGDGGKLALADANGTTVWDSKNAGNKHFTVSLLDTGNLRVLDPSTGRAVWQSFDWPTDTLLPSQPLTKDTRLVAGYYSLYYDNDNVLRLLYDGPQIASIYWPDRDIGVFGSGRTNYNSSRIAVLDDTGVFLSSDNLRVEASDVGAAGVKRRLTIEQDGSVRMYSLDAAGGWAVTWAAVKQPCSVHGLCGKNAVCEYQPSLRCSCVPGYEMVDRRDWRKGCNPTFSLPAANCSASSEKRFTFVKVASTDFYGYDVGYNSSVTFEYCKSLCLSMCSCAAFAYKKDGTGQCYPKGVLFNGYTSPTAPGNIYLKVPSDLNAEAPPPSMALDCTLNGSDAAIDPPTYVDTYGALRSGPNLSYLFWFAAVLGFLELLFAATAWWFMSGQESMPSSLEAGYRLVMGTQFRRFTYRELKKVTGDFNEVLGRGGSGVVYRGVLDKTTVVAVKELTNVLQGEEEFWAEMTVFGRINHINLVRIWGFCSEGKHKLLVYEYVENGSLDRHLFGEDNSKALAWRERFKIALGAAKGLAYLHHECLEWVIHCDVKPENILLTRDLDPKIADFGLSKLSRRKAVGDGVQLSQMRGTTGYMAPEWVLGLPIDAKVDVYSYGIVLLEILMGSRITEQRTVDGKERLQMSQIVQALEQVVASGDVVSLVDSRLNGQFNPRQAMEMLKISLSCIMEERSSRPAMDDIFKALIACDDEDEHPAYLL; encoded by the coding sequence ATGGCTAGATtcgttagtcttcttcttcttgttccgcTGCTGCGCTCCTGTGCTGCAGCATCGGCGGGAGTAGGACACACGCTGGGCGCCGGGTCCTCCCTGTCCGTGGAGGACCACGAGCGGCCCTTCCTGGTGTCGCCGGACGCCACCTTCTCCTGCGGCTTCCTCCCAGCCGGAGACGTCGTCGACAACGCCTTCTACTTCTCTGTCTGGTTCACCGCGGCCACGGACCGGACCGCCGCCTGGACGGCCAACCCCGGCGCCCCCGTGAACGGCCGGGTCTCCCGTGTATCCTTCGGCGACGGCGGCAAGCTGGCCCTCGCCGACGCCAACGGGACGACCGTGTGGGACAGCAAGAACGCCGGCAACAAGCACTTCACCGTCTCCCTCCTCGACACCGGCAATCTTCGGGTCCTGGACCCGTCCACCGGCCGTGCCGTGTGGCAGAGCTTCGACTGGCCGACGGACACCCTGCTCCCGTCGCAGCCGCTGACCAAGGACACGAGGCTCGTCGCTGGCTACTACTCCCTCTACTACGACAACGACAACGTGCTGCGTCTCTTGTATGACGGCCCGCAGATCGCCAGCATCTACTGGCCTGACCGGGATATAGGCGTGTTCGGGAGCGGCCGGACCAACTACAACAGCTCACGCATCGCCGTCCTCGACGACACCGGCGTGTTCCTCTCCAGCGACAACCTCCGGGTCGAGGCCTCCGACGTGGGCGCCGCCGGCGTCAAGAGGCGGCTAACCATCGAGCAGGACGGAAGCGTGAGGATGTACAGCCTGGACGCCGCCGGAGGATGGGCGGTCACGTGGGCTGCCGTGAAGCAGCCGTGCTCCGTCCACGGGCTGTGCGGCAAGAACGCCGTGTGCGAGTACCAGCCGTCCCTCCGGTGCTCCTGCGTGCCGGGGTACGAGATGGTGGACCGCCGGGACTGGAGGAAGGGCTGCAACCCCACCTTCAGCCTCCCCGCCGCCAACTGCAGCGCGTCGTCGGAAAAGCGGTTCACGTTCGTCAAGGTGGCCTCCACTGACTTCTACGGCTACGACGTCGGGTACAACAGCTCCGTCACGTTCGAATACTGCAAGAGCCTCTGCTTGAGCATGTGCTCCTGCGCCGCCTTCGCCTACAAGAAGGATGGCACGGGCCAGTGCTACCCCAAAGGGGTCCTCTTCAACGGTTACACGTCGCCCACCGCCCCCGGAAACATATACCTCAAGGTGCCTAGCGACCTCAACGCCGAGGCACCGCCGCCGTCCATGGCCCTCGACTGCACTCTTAATGGCTCTGATGCGGCCATCGACCCGCCAACATACGTCGACACGTATGGGGCACTAAGAAGCGGCCCGAACTTGTCCTACCTCTTCTGGTTCGCCGCGGTGTTGGGATTTCTCGAGCTACTCTTCGCCGCCACGGCATGGTGGTTCATGTCTGGCCAGGAGAGCATGCCCAGCTCGCTGGAGGCAGGCTACCGGCTCGTCATGGGGACCCAGTTCAGGAGGTTCACGTATCGAGAGCTCAAGAAAGTGACTGGGGACTTCAACGAGGTGCTCGGCCGCGGCGGCTCCGGCGTGGTGTACCGTGGCGTGCTTGACAAGACCACCGTGGTGGCGGTGAAGGAGCTGACAAACGTGCTGCAGGGCGAGGAGGAGTTTTGGGCGGAGATGACGGTGTTCGGGAGGATCAACCATATTAACCTGGTGAGAATCTGGGGGTTCTGCTCCGAGGGCAAGCACAAGTTGCTGGTGTACGAGTACGTGGAGAACGGGTCGCTCGACAGGCACCTGTTCGGCGAGGACAACAGCAAGGCGCTGGCATGGAGAGAGCGGTTCAAGATTGCGCTGGGCGCGGCCAAGGGCCTAGCCTACCTCCACCACGAGTGCCTCGAGTGGGTCATCCACTGCGACGTCAAGCCGGAGAACATCCTGCTCACTCGAGACCTCGACCCAAAGATCGCCGACTTCGGGCTGTCCAAGCTGTCTAGGAGGAAAGCCGTCGGCGACGGCGTGCAACTCTCCCAGATGAGGGGAACGACAGGGTACATGGCACCCGAGTGGGTGTTGGGCCTACCGATCGACGCCAAGGTCGACGTGTACAGCTATGGCATCGTGCTTCTGGAGATCTTGATGGGAAGCAGAATAACAGAACAGAGGACTGTGGACGGCAAGGAGCGGCTACAGATGAGCCAGATCGTGCAGGCACTGGAGCAGGTGGTGGCAAGCGGGGACGTCGTGTCATTGGTGGATAGCAGGTTGAACGGGCAGTTCAACCCGCGACAGGCCATGGAAATGTTGAAGATCTCCTTGTCGTGCATCATGGAGGAGAGGAGCAGCAGGCCGGCTATGGATGACATCTTCAAGGCTCTTATAGCTTGCGATGACGAGGACGAACACCCTGCGTACTTGTTGTGA